The sequence CTCTCGAAGCTCTGCACGGTGGTTAGATATGACATTCGCTGCTTTAGAACGTGTTCATCATGTGGAGGGGGGCTGGCCATTTTTAACACCCTTTTGATAGCTAGCATGTATTCACATCACCAAAGTATTGACGGGTCTAgaagagtgacagagaaagcATGGGGGTTTCAAGAGACATTCAGCTCGTAGCTCCATATGACATCTGTCACTCCTGCGTCTGTTTGCATGTTCACGGACTGTATTAATTAACACGCGCTGATGTCTACCCAGCCAGATAACTCTGAATACAGGCTGTACAAGACTTCTGTTCCAACTGATAAAGACCCTGTAACTTCTAACTTAAACCCCTTTCCAAAATAATTTCCTCTGGCCTGCAGGAAACCACCCTCCAGTGGAGACCCTGTCATTGATGCCTGAGACACGGGTAACAAAATAGAACCAAGGACATGCACAGTATTGTATGGCTTGGATCCAACAGCAGACTTCAACAGAGGACTGAGGAATGGGGACAGTTGCAGAATTATATTTATCTGTAAAATGGAATATCTTATCAGAGTATTATTATTCAAACTCAGTTCAGTAATTATTGTGTTTTTCAAGTATTTCAAGTACTTCAAGACTGTTTCATTGCCATTGCTGCAGTGTGTGACCGAAGTCATCTattaatttatttatatatcATGACATATACGATAGAATCTGCTCACACAACTACCAGCAAGAGAAATTAACATTCATTTAAAGGGCAGTATCAGTCTTATACTGTATTTAACTTTTCATTTTATATTGTACATGTTATCTTGTGGACATACCCTCGGTCTCCAACATATGTTGATTGTGTAATGATTCTGAAATATATAACACACTGTACATTGTATATACACATTACAGTTATGTATTTTAATATTTGAACATGACATTTGAACTCCTTCATTGTGTTGTTTATTGTAACCATGTATTTTACACCACCATGTATTTTAACATACACCGTGTTCtataaaacatgaaaaatgtaTTATGTTAACAGTTGGATTTGATGGAACCAAATGTTATTGACTCACCTCTTACAAATAGTTAAAATTACAATATGTAATAGCTAATCCCAGACTACAGGATGCTATTTATGATGAGCAGGATGAGAGGACACCCTGGCACACCCTCCACTGCAATAATGTTTGACAAGCACTGTTGGCATGAATTAATTTCTTGACCATTGTGATGATAGGCAGTTTCATGGACTGTTTCGGTAAATATTGGTCCCCGGGCTCGTTATCATCATGTAAAACACTTAATTAAATCAATTAACACAAGTATATTTTAAATAGAACATTTTATGACATGTCGTGAACTGTAAACAGTCTCTCCTGAGAACTACAGAATAGTCATTCCCATCAAAGATTTGCAGCAACTTTATATACAACAAAGTGTTTAAGTGCTCGTTGAATCTTTATTAGACTATTGAATGAATTACACAAAATTGACCGGAAACAGGATTGGTAATTTATTTTTCATTACATATTCATTTATAACTTTTTTGTATTCATTGTAACATTGTTTCAAACTGACGAACATTGTTTCAAACAAGACAACCACATGGTCTTGCGTTAATAGCTCTAAATAATTTTTCAAGCGttaaacatttcaaatgaatggccaaGATTAACAAGTTAACTTTCCCAGCCCTATAAAACAACCTTCAGACAACCAATGGATGGAAGTTCCCATACAGACAGGTAGGCTGGTGCACAAAAAGGAGACACATCACAAAGTGCTGAAATATATTTATTGTTGATTATATGTATTATCTTGGAATAAAATGAAAAGATAAGGCTACATAAATGTTTGAGTTACATATTAGATCCTGTAGACTATTTATCATAGGCAAATTAACGCTCATATTTATCATCAACGCTCCAAGACCCCGCCCACTCAGTGATGTTGGTTGTCAAGACCCCTGATGGCATTGTGAAGTCATCTTTGGGGTCACCGTTGTAGTTGCCACAGATACCTTGGAGGTTGTCATAGTAACTGCTCGAAATCGTGACCATCACAAGTGTGCTCCAGTCAAAGCTGACCTCTAACCCCGCAGATGATTGGATGGTTCCTCTAATACCAGACATTGTGATCTCGATGTTGCCAGACTCGAGAATGACTGGGAGGGACCTGCGGACACCATCCACCTGGGAAATGTTGAGaaacaaaatattaaaaaaaaaaccaaGATAGACATTTTTACAATCATCAGGAATCTAGTGATTAGCTTACAAAGCCCACCTCTACACTTCCCCTCTGGCCAGACAGGATTGAGATACGGCGGCCTAAGAGGTACACAGTTGTGGAGCGGAGGTAGGAACCTCTAGAGTTTCCCCGCAGCTCGTTCTTGGTCAGGATGGTGAAGTCAGTCAGGGTGGGGTCTTGTCTTGTGGTGTTGACCAGGGTGTAGGAGCGGGTGCcctggaaggagaagagggtCCCGTCGAAGGTGGAGAAGTGTGGGTCTCCCATAACCCAGCATTCAGCCTTAGACAGAGCCTCACACACCGCCTGGTCCTTCTCCACCACACAGCGCTCCTTTTCCCTGCACTCCATGTCCACACATGGATCTGGacacacaaaatacagaaaCGTAGGTAAGAAGGGTAAGAAAATGTTTTACTTTATTAGAACTCTTTGTTAGATACTGCTTGTTGAACATAATGTGTTATATACTATGGACATGATATGCTGATTAGGAGGTCCtatttagtatgtgtgtgtttctggactGTTTGCAGCATTATTACTTTACACAGTCTGaatcacaaaaaaaatattttcacgCATACCTCTGAGGTAAAGGATAGGTTTACTTTGTCAGTCAGTTATTACCTTTCAAGTAGCATCCCAAGACTCCGCCCTTCACCCTACACTCATCCCCCTTGTCACACTGGTTGTTCTGACAGGTGAACTGCCCTGCTTTGCAGCTGCACACCTCTTGACACTCTTCCATCATCACCGACTGGCCGGACTGACAACGACAATCAACATCATTAACAACAATACTAGCTGACAGTAGGTTATTTTGTTTCGTGGCATTACGAGTGTCAAGTCACCTTGTAGTACCCCCCCTTTACCACACAGCCACAAGTGTCCATAGCAACACACTCTCCCCCGTCAAACACCAGTCCTTCATCACACTGACAGCCCTCCTGGCAGGGGGGGCAGCGGGCAGGGGCACTTAGGGAGGcacaggtggaggagcaggtgtcAGAACACAGCTCATAGTGTGTTCTTGCTGGACACTGTagggctggagaggggagggaaagagagatatcAGTGATACAAAGAAGTAAAAGTAGGTCCGATCATTTCTATTGTCAATATCAAATGTGACTCACGACAGAAGGAGTTGTTTCTCCAGCTGATGACTGTGGCACCAGCCCCCTGACAGAGAGATGCATAAATCTGGATGTGTCGACACAGtacttcctgtccccctcctgGGAGTGTCAATTCTTTCACACACGCCTCATAGTAGCTGGATGGGGGTACTACTGCATGGCAGGCAGCGAATGGCCCCTGGCGTGCCCTGATGATGTCACAAGCCTTCTCTGACTCTGGCTTTTTCTGCGGCTCAGGTTCTGGACAGACAGACCCGTTACATCCTGTCTGACATGTGACCCCTTTCTCTGATATCACCCACCCAGCGGTGAACGCCCCCTCTGAGAGTGCCTGAGTGTCGTCGGGCAGCCTGAAGTCGTCATTAAGTTGGTTGTTATAGTTACCACAGAGACCAAGAGTAATGCCATTGAAGGTGGAGGGGAGATGCACTATAACCCCGCCCACGGTGTCATAGGTCACCTTTAGGCCGGGGTCTGTTACAACAACAATATTTACTCCATTCTGATTGACCAATACTTTTCCTTCACttaaggacagagggagaggggcccTGATTTCATTCACCTatcagaggagaaagagaacttTAGCTGGTGTAAGGTGTATTATGTAATATAAAAGGACAGATATGAAAGAGAGAGTCGGATGAATGGATGGAATCAAAGGGATACCTACCACTACTTCCCAGACCAGTCCAGGAATCATGGTGATCTTGTAGATGGATGTCTGTATTTCAACCCTCCTGGTCACTCCCCCCTCACCAGTCTGCTGCTGTACTATCACAGTGAAGggtgtcatccctccatcctgctccacctccaccaacTTATACACACAGTCCCCATGCACACTGAATGCACGCCCATCAAACGACTTGTActccctgactcctcccacatGGCAGGTGCTAATCTTTTTAGGGACACAGGCCAGTATGCCATCCCTTAACGCACACTCTTCATTGGCTCCACAGGTGaaggtagtgtcacattcaACTTCACCAtcgtcagaacacacacaacgaGGGCTGCAGTGCCCCCCAGTGCCTTGGATGAACACCTGGCCGCTGGTATAATATTGGCCCtggtacacacagccacactctGCCACAGGAACACACATGTTGTCGCTAAGCAGGAAGCCGTCATCACATATACATCCCTCTTTACAGGGGGCGTTGTTGCAGCTGTCATCCTCCTTTAGTTGGCTGCAAGTCTCAGGACAGCCTGGGGCACACACCTCGTAGTGGCTGTTGGCTGGGCATGACGATGCTAAAACACAGTAATACACACAGAGAAGACATACACAGTAAATAAGCTGAGGGTTTCAAGAAAGGAGTCCTTCATTCACCATGCATACAGTAACTGCACAATATGGGTGTTTGCTTTCACGTAAGCCCTTATGTaatgaaataagtaaccataacaacagtgacggagtcaaagcctccatttacaactttgaaagactttaacaagaagctaattaagcaataagccccaagaggccgtggtttaacttgtaatttacaacaatgagtgacttcaatatttaatttaacttatttgaaaatgttacctttctgaatgtactgtgtcagtgtcacgtaaccgctcatctcacatcccattcgctactaagtcaatctacttcagacaggctgcggccaactacattattttctttttttcaatctagattttatttggggacaatgacatggctcgatagctggctagtcatgttgttaaacatactggcAAATTATAATTACAGTTTGGAGAATATGTCACTTTGATacggtcatctcacatccatttgccatttaactcgctccacaggctgcagtcgtactgtagcctacagtataCCATACTATAGACGGCCGATACTTTCGTGAAAATCttaatattgattttgggactgtgacatggctggttagctagcaaatcttcttgtcaaacatactgtacaattatatttactgtttgtcaaccgtacacaatgttatttcctttgaatcttgctagcattaTGTTAGCCTTCgagctaatagctcagccaagggaAAACCAGTGAGCTGAGCGGACttgaaaacataaattaatgtttgtaaaaaaaaaaaaaggataatGCCCTTTGAGGTGTCCAAcatcatctgataatggactccgctACGCGTctgacggttcacgcctccgcatcgtccattatcaagTGATATTGGACActtcgtcgggcattatcccatACATagtggacacccctgcagccaatcagaatcgagtattcacccagaccatggtataagcgtgTTTAACTCACGGCAGAGACTGTCTGATCTCCAGGTCTCCACTGTGGCTTGTGCTTCCTGGCAGGCAGTGGTGTAGGTTGTGAGGGCGCTACACAGGACAGATGCATGGCCTCCATACGCACATAGATCAAACACACAGTCCTCCAGGTAGTCCTGGGGGTCTACCTTGGCGTGACACTGTCTAAACGGGCCAGACTTGTCAGTTATCCGTCCACAGTACACCCCCGACTGATATTTCTGCCTCTGGGTTGGGTCACATTTTGGACACTGGCCCCCTGGACAATCATTGGAGCATCCCACAGCTCCACCCACCTGCCAGCTCGACCCGAAGGCAGTGGGATTGGGTGCTGAGCTTCGGTCCGGTTTGAGGAAGTCATCACCCGGTTGGCCATTCCAGTTCCCACAAAGGCCGGCGGTGAGGGCCGAGTATGAGCTGGGCAGTGTAAGAGCGACGTGGCTCCTCCAGTTAAACTTTAGAGTGAGGCCAAAACTTGTCCTTACCACGCCAAAGTAGCCAATACGAATCACTGACAACTGGCCAGACTCTGCCTCAAATGGAAGGTTTACATACTGGCCAAGTAtctgtagacagacagaaaacaaaaagaaaataatactAATATAGAACAGCATTCAGTCCAGTCAGCATTTCACTGTCTGaatgtcagtctgtctgccgCAACGTTACCTACACATTACAAGTTAAAGTATTTCAGAATTTTTATGAAATTACAATGGCAGCTACTGTTAATTTAAGCTTTTGTAATAAATAAGTCCTCAGGGTTGGTTGACAGAAGTTAGAGCACAATGCTCTATGTAGCACCCAGCTAGATTGTTAAATATATTGTTCTATTGTATTTctgtaaaagaaagaaaaacgtgGGCTGGTTCAGTTGTCCCTGGTGTTTAATGACTTTTCTTTTCGTCTGTGTTGGGTGCGGACAGGTGTCAATTTGGTTCCAGGCTACTGAAGCCAATCAGTGCCAATCAGAGTTGGTAAGATATAGTTTTTTTGTTGGGAGGGGGCGTGAATGAGAAGAACAAGAAGACAGATCGACAtcgagaggaggaagagagacgctGAGAGTTGGGAGCGAGTTCATTTTTACCTGTTGTAGTTGGAAACGGGGGATTTTGTGTCGTTGGTGTGGCCCTGCTGAAGTGGGGGAGTGAACCAGCAAGATTCAGTAGAACTGTAGAAATGTGTCCACAGCTTACCATAAGTTTTCCAGGACTGTCGCTGCTCAAGGTCAGGGTATGGTTGAGGACGGTGATGGACACTGTCTTGGTGTAAGCCACGGCCTTGTTCCTCCCCCGGTTCTCGTTCTGAACCTGAACCTCAAATGGGGTCAGCAGGGAGCCTGTACCCACCAGACGGGACAGGACGTAGGTGCAGGTTCCCTGGAAGTCAAACCTTCGGCCATCAAAGGTGCGGTAGTGGGGGTCACCAGAAGCTTGACACGTAGCAAAGGATGTTGGATAGCAGTCTCTTACGCCGTTGCGTAGCTCGCACACTTCTGACTTCTTACATGTGGTGGACTCACACTTAGCCTCTGCCTTTCCAGGGACACACTTACACTTCTTATTACACTGGCTGTCGACCCAGAATGTGGTACCTGCAGGGTAGTAGCGGCCCTGGTACTGGCAGCCACAGCTTGTGCTGCGCACGCAGCTTTCCTCACTGAAGACAAAGCCACTGTTGCACTGGCAGCCCTCCACACAGGGTACCTTACACTTGGCTGGGGCGTCTAGATCAATGCAAGAAGCAGGGCAGGCCGAACTACAGGCATCATAATGGCTGTTGGCTGGACACTGCAGAGCTGGGGAGAGGATACATAAAGTTTATATCTGGGATTAGGAGCGTATGCAGCATATGACACCATCTAACAAGAGGACACTTGGGACCGGAGGGAAGGAATAAAGAGAAAAAACTTACGGCATTTAGCGTTCATCCTCCACTGGGGGCTGATCTTTACACCCTTGGCCAGACAGGCATCATCGTAGAGTTTCAGGTTGTCACAGAAGAACATTCTGGCGCCTTTGTTGATACACACGTCAAAGATACAGTTGGCAAAGAAAATGCTAGGGTCCAGGGCCTTGTGGCAGCTGGCAAACGGCCCGTCCGTCTTGGTCAGGATTCCACAGAACTCGTTTTCCCCATACCTTTTCTGGAGCTGGGGGCTGCATTCCGGACAGCTCCCTTTACAGTCGTCATTGCAAAATCTGTCTTTATCATCACCTTTCCAACTCTTGGCAAACTCAAGCACCGTGGGTAGAATGGTATTTAAGGGGCTAGTCCGATCATCTCCACGATCACCGTTGTAGTTTCCACACAGACCCCCAAGGAATCGGAAGTAGCTGCTGGGAACAGTAATGTAGAGATGCATGTCCCAGTTGTACTTGACCTCCAGACCAAAGTCAGTGGTCAGGACAGCATAGCGCCCTCTCTGTACTATGTTCAGCTTCCCCCCAGCCAGGCTGATTGGTAGGTAGATCAGCTCTCCGTTTACCTGGGAAAGAAGGGGGGATCAAGGGTTATGATACCACACATTAGTCCTCATCTTTATTTACCACAGACTTACCTGCAGCATTTGTTTATGCCATATTGTATGTCTGACCTCATATTTCGGAACATTTGATCTCTCACCTGCACCATAGACCTCTGACTGCTGATGACCACAGTCTGATTGTAGACAGTTATGGTCACTGTCCTGACATAGGACACTGTCCGCTTTCCTCTGTGGTTGTTCTTGGTCAGTACTGTAAATGCGGCCAGGCCCTGTGTCAGATCAGTAACTGTTGCCATGGTGTAGGTGCAGGTGCCCTGGAAGTCGAACCGATACCCGTCGAAGGTCCGGTAGTGGGGGTCTCCTACCGCGTGGCAAGTTGCCTTGGAAATGTGAACACATACACCTTTCTGGcactcttccttctccctgcaTTTGATGTTGTCACAGGGATCCGGGGGGGGAGTAGGAAGCGCTGCAGCTAAAggtgggcagggaggggtgacaTAATGTTCACTTTACGCTTCTCGGCTCGAGAGTTTTAACAGAATATATCTGTTTACAGATATATATAAGCAATAAACAGTAATATTCCTGGAAATGTGTTGCCTGTCTCTGAAAGAATACATCTGTGTAAGTATTGTAAAGGTGTAGGATCAAAGAACTGAGTATGGCGTAGCGAAAAGTAACATCAAAGAATTTACCTGAGGAGCATATGCCTGAGGTACCATAGCCATCTCTCGATTTGCCTCCATAGACGTATACAGACAGAATTGAGTCTCCCTCGATGATGAAATGATTCTCTTTCTCACCCAGACTGACAATGCTCCACATGTACTTGTCATCTGGCAGGAAACGGTTCCACTGAATCTGgccttttatttgttttttgccTTTTTTGGTATTTTTGCCATATATCTTCACACTTTGAACCCCCTCCCGCAGTGATAGAATAACTACAGTACTGCGGAAACCATCCAGGGTGTCCACAGACCAATCACTGGCCGACTGGGAGGAGGGTAGGATGGAGGTCAGGAAGGGGTCGAATGGTTTGTTGTTGCTGTAATACATCACCATCACCTTCTTGTTACTTTGGATCAGCAGAGGAGAGTCAAATGTGACATGCTCAAAGAAAGTCTGGCCAGCCTGGAGTTTCTGACTTTTTGCGGACTTCCCCCGAATAACTGTCACCACTGTGCCATTCTCAGTGGCTAGGATGTGGGCCTGGTCCAGGGAAGGTCCAGTTGGGTGCATAGCAGGGACAAGGTAGGAGGTGGACAGGAGGTGAAGTGGAAGGAGCTGTTCATATACATGGTTGCAAGGGCCCTTGAACCAAGAGCACTGGTGCCCCGCCAAAACTGCCAAGGGGTGTTGTGACTTCACCTGCATCCCTGTCAAACTGGATTTACTTTGCAGCAGGTAGCTCTGATATGGCTTCAAGATCACATTAATGTTCTGGCCAGCCTTCCAAGTTCCAATGCCGTTGATTTTGACACTGGTAGGTGACTGAAAAGTGACTGTGTTAGGCAGGGGTCCGTTCACTACAGCTAGCTGCTTCTTGAAGCTAGTCCCATGGACAGGGGTGTAAGCCCAGTATTCTACCCCCAACTGATGGGACGGCAGTACTTTGGAGCCGTCACCCGTATTTGGGCGGGTGTTAAAGGCAACCAATGAAACATCGGCGCTTGAGGACACCTGGACAACGCTGAAGGAAAGGCCAGATTTTTGGAGCTCTGCTTTTCCAGGCAGCGTCACCCATTTGGTTTCCTTCCCACCTAGCATTACTGTGGTGCTGAAGGGGGGGGATTCGAGACGGATCTGCACTGTAGCGGGGATCCCTTGGGAGGTGATGGCCAGTTGCAGCTTATGACTTTCATGACCCCCTTTGTAGTTGGTCAAGAATGCTGTGATAAACTCTTTTCCCACAGAACAGCCTTGTGTCACTGCAGACAGAAGTAGGAAGAcggggagggaagagaaggagaaaggaaagTGGAAGGGTAGAAAGACATTTTGGAGATTTACATTTGAGAGCGCTTAGTTTTATTGCAGTTCCCACAGGTTGTGAAAATCCTTGAAGGTTTTTGAAAAAAGGACATGAACCTTGAAAGTACTTGAATCCATGTtgatatatatactgtatacatgtttatatatatactgaAAAACAAACCATGAAACCATATACCAAATATAGGATGTGAATATAAATTCTTGTCACTCACTGTTCTATTCAATACAAAACTAATGAATTTGCTCTTTCAAATGGAGATAATACTCTTGGGAGTTCAGTGAAATCCTGTGGGAGTTCAGTGAAATGTGGAACTATAATACTGATCCTCCCTGACAAAATCTGTGCAAATAAATGTATGCAGTGTATACTATTATCTTTCATCGAGTACAATATTTAGGTTGCTTCTTCAATTATCACACCCCTGTAAATCCATCTGAGCCATTTCAAAATTCAatttacatttcttccatgttTGGTTTGTTAGCATtgcattatcattattattaagaCAAAAGCATCTTTGTTTAAATATTttgatcaaatcaaaatgaATGTGTGCTGTTGACAAGCAGCAAGGAAATTCACCCATGCAATCTAGCTTTCTTTCTGTCAAATTAAAATACTTTGTTTGTCAAACAATACAACTAATTAAGTTAATTGTTCTGACATGCAAAATCATAATCATCAAGTTTTAAATGAATAAAGATTTGTAATTACAGTAAATCAACTTAATAAAAACGGAATACCAGTTGCTATCATATCCATAATGCTGAATATTGTTTTTGAAGTAAtcactttatgaaatgttttccCATTGCTACAATGCTAACACATTTTTACTTGATCCTAGCAATGTTTTCATCATCTTTTGGAAGATGTTACTGCTTTCAGGAATAACATTAGAGAAGTTAAAACTGGTTCTTACCTGAGAACAGTGCCACGGCAACACACAACATCACAGGCTTAATCTTCATGTCTGATTTATTGTGAGATAAAGGTCTCTTTTTGAAGCTGAGCCCTGTAATATATAATGTTTAAAATAGACATCAATATAATTTAAAGTACACATCAAAAGACAGGAGAGTTCAATATACGGTACACATCGAAAAACCGAATAGTTCAAACACAATCATGGAATCATACaacataataaataaaatatttactaAAATACATACTTGTAGGTTCACAACAACTGTTTAACAAGTTTCAGAACAAGGATTTAATCTGAATGTTACATACTATAGACCATGAGTGCCCAATGTAGTAAGCAATACACTAATATACTTTTAGTAGTTTCCATGTGCTGCTTTCAGTTGAATAGGCAATGCACCATACACAGTAACTGTATTGTATCCAATGCAAACATGGCTAAACGTGTTCATACTATACCTGTTAAGGCTCTTTGCAGAAGAGGTGAGATGTACAAAGAGGATAAGACTCTTATATGGAGATGAGAACCCATCCTTCAAAATCCTAATAATTCAACAAGATTACTGCATGTAAGCATAACGTCTGTGCATATTGATTTAAGTGCTATTAACAAAGCACAAACATTGAAACATGTCACTCCTACTGATGTTTCAGGAAAACATTTCAGTTATTATAGACGGACCATAAACCATGCTCTACAAATGTATTTGCCTTGATACAGGATATCATTTAACCACATCCTAGATAACAAACTAAACAGCTAATTCCAACCTTTTTCCCAGAGAAGACATTGTCATATGCCATTTACACATATTCTCCATTTAACTGGCTATGATAAGGTTAAAGCAGGCTGGCACCAACAGATGTTGACATTACTGGATGACAGTGCTGACTGAACAAGACAGTAGATCAAACACTTCACTTTCATATCCAAAGGTGCTTAAATGCATGAGGTGAATGAGGTTCAGTGACAAACTAGGATTAGTCCGTAAACATACAGAGAAGAACTGTAAATATGCTCAGTGTTTTTACACAGTATAATAAAGCTTGATTGGTTGCACACATGGTTGCACATAACTTTAAACTAAAATaagtacattacatttttagTTGCGACCAGCAGCTCTTTAGTTTGTTCGCTATGTCATTTGGTTGGTCAATTGGTCCACAAACATCCCCTGGTCACAGTTTTCACCCTTGGAGGCTGAAATTTGTGTCCCATAattatacagtatgatcaatAGTGGGGGGAActgtcctcctgcccccccataGAATTACGCCTATGATATATACCATGGCCAAACTTTGTAGAAAGACACACCTAAAGAGacagacatactgtacacactcaGAAATACAGACACACCATTTTGCCACATCCTTTTTCATAAGTTATGAAAAGTTTGTCATAAAGCTTTGCAGGAATTGTCATTAGATGCTGTCGTTTTAAATTCTGGTAGTTCTCTATTGGTGTGGGCTAGTCCACCCCCTACACTTCAGCTACACATTGTGAAAggtataatttacatttagtcatttagcagacgctcttatccagagcgacttacagtaagtacagtaagtCTCCCTGACCAACTCTAATGCTAATTAAAGTTAGCTAAACTAATACTAACCAAATAATATGACTTAACAATTATCAAGAAAGTTAAATTGAATACTCATTCTCATTATATTCTAAGCATTCAATGACTGTCTGCAATCTTTGACCCTCAGACATAACATTTTaaaatcatttagcagatgctttcatccaaaataACGTTTCAAAGCAACACATCCTGTCAAATAAATATGAGATACATTTTAAGTACATTTATAGCGATATGTCATATATAATGCCGACTATGGCTGGATAATGCGAGCCCCAGTATGAGTAAAATAAAACCCCTCCTTAGTGCGTGCCAACACAATTGAAGCTCAGCTACAGAAGTGATTGTTCAGTTAAACTCCTTACATGAACTTTTAATCAAAAGTACATAAGCCACCTTTTGTAATGATAACATGTTTAGTATACTCAGGGTGTGTATTCTGTACACTTGTTCTACACAGAATGTACTTTTGGTGGATTAGGCTTGGTTGAGCATGAATAGTTGACACGTTT comes from Hypomesus transpacificus isolate Combined female chromosome 2, fHypTra1, whole genome shotgun sequence and encodes:
- the si:dkey-65b12.6 gene encoding IgGFc-binding protein isoform X2 encodes the protein MKTKPVLLCIAVALFSVTRGCSVGKEFVTAFLTNYVWSYPGQKLQLAITSQGIPATVQIRLESPPFSTTVMLGGKETKWVTLPGKAELQKSGLSFSVVQVSSSADVSLVAFNTRPNTGDGSKVLPSHQLGVEYWAYTPVHGTSFKKQLAVVNGPLPNTVTFQSPTSVKINGIGTWKAGQNINVILKPYQSYLLQSKSSLTGMQVKSQHPLAVLAGHQCSWFKGPCNHVYEQLLPLHLLSTSYLVPAMHPTGPSLDQAHILATENGTVVTVIRGKSAKSQKLQAGQTFFEHVTFDSPLLIQSNKKVMVMYYSNNKPFDPFLTSILPSSQSASDWSVDTLDGFRSTVVILSLREGVQSVKIYGKNTKKGKKQIKGQIQWNRFLPDDKYMWSIVSLGEKENHFIIEGDSILSVYVYGGKSRDGYGTSGICSSAAALPTPPPDPCDNIKCREKEECQKGVCVHISKATCHAVGDPHYRTFDGYRFDFQGTCTYTMATVTDLTQGLAAFTVLTKNNHRGKRTVSYVRTVTITVYNQTVVISSQRSMVQVNGELIYLPISLAGGKLNIVQRGRYAVLTTDFGLEVKYNWDMHLYITVPSSYFRFLGGLCGNYNGDRGDDRTSPLNTILPTVLEFAKSWKGDDKDRFCNDDCKGSCPECSPQLQKRYGENEFCGILTKTDGPFASCHKALDPSIFFANCIFDVCINKGARMFFCDNLKLYDDACLAKGVKISPQWRMNAKCPLQCPANSHYDACSSACPASCIDLDAPAKCKVPCVEGCQCNSGFVFSEESCVRSTSCGCQYQGRYYPAGTTFWVDSQCNKKCKCVPGKAEAKCESTTCKKSEVCELRNGVRDCYPTSFATCQASGDPHYRTFDGRRFDFQGTCTYVLSRLVGTGSLLTPFEVQVQNENRGRNKAVAYTKTVSITVLNHTLTLSSDSPGKLMILGQYVNLPFEAESGQLSVIRIGYFGVVRTSFGLTLKFNWRSHVALTLPSSYSALTAGLCGNWNGQPGDDFLKPDRSSAPNPTAFGSSWQVGGAVGCSNDCPGGQCPKCDPTQRQKYQSGVYCGRITDKSGPFRQCHAKVDPQDYLEDCVFDLCAYGGHASVLCSALTTYTTACQEAQATVETWRSDSLCPSSCPANSHYEVCAPGCPETCSQLKEDDSCNNAPCKEGCICDDGFLLSDNMCVPVAECGCVYQGQYYTSGQVFIQGTGGHCSPRCVCSDDGEVECDTTFTCGANEECALRDGILACVPKKISTCHVGGVREYKSFDGRAFSVHGDCVYKLVEVEQDGGMTPFTVIVQQQTGEGGVTRRVEIQTSIYKITMIPGLVWEVVVNEIRAPLPLSLSEGKVLVNQNGVNIVVVTDPGLKVTYDTVGGVIVHLPSTFNGITLGLCGNYNNQLNDDFRLPDDTQALSEGAFTAGWVISEKGVTCQTGCNGSVCPEPEPQKKPESEKACDIIRARQGPFAACHAVVPPSSYYEACVKELTLPGGGQEVLCRHIQIYASLCQGAGATVISWRNNSFCPLQCPARTHYELCSDTCSSTCASLSAPARCPPCQEGCQCDEGLVFDGGECVAMDTCGCVVKGGYYKSGQSVMMEECQEVCSCKAGQFTCQNNQCDKGDECRVKGGVLGCYLKDPCVDMECREKERCVVEKDQAVCEALSKAECWVMGDPHFSTFDGTLFSFQGTRSYTLVNTTRQDPTLTDFTILTKNELRGNSRGSYLRSTTVYLLGRRISILSGQRGSVEVDGVRRSLPVILESGNIEITMSGIRGTIQSSAGLEVSFDWSTLVMVTISSSYYDNLQGICGNYNGDPKDDFTMPSGVLTTNITEWAGSWSVDDKYER